The following proteins are encoded in a genomic region of Cyclonatronum proteinivorum:
- a CDS encoding T9SS type A sorting domain-containing protein, with translation MSFAAAATEIPGCTDPLAQNYNSEATVNDGSCTYASQTITFTERKELAPVLEGTSGMIVWQNLFWSHNDGNDLNIYGFTFDDPLDIQALELTGLTNNDWEELTQDEHYLYMGDIGNNYGSRTNLKIYKIEKQALLRGEMVVEEIAYSYDDQTDFSPGGSLITDYDAEAFIVTDEFIYVFTKQWTSRQTSVYRMPNEAGTHVAENIATFDVEGLITGSVYLPEERLIALIGYNFPEVTTPPFIWLLYDFQGDDFFGGNKRKLNFNLFSFALHQLEAITTIDGLTYYATNEFASTTTPFPVTVPQRIHQIDLSPFLSGYLESLPAPQAFYYRGSGSLSDVSNWASNPNGSGRIPESFALNGVSWHIVSPDSLILNEPLPVSGTDARVVLGDGLFPVHLHAEAEINGSVYMNENTSIHIEGGQPPDFEHVADGTTVTISGVPDLELSESSFWTLAILESAFKALDNPKTVSIRGDLSLIHTEAALQHTDGWRFVIEGSADQTLNLQPVWSADELVIAKVAGKVQLTEGSHIRITGLLSLESGELTLLDDTSITVASGASVWDEGELQPQLNFERLITSPQSSGGNQGHWINLASPVPVAIAGTGGLLEPLWTQGFPGANENIPGSDSSVLFFTAESEDTAYTPPAENAISPGVGALVYVLENNPPDDTNAPVDFSQPLRVSGQVPWFENGMVPYAFENLHTAFDGQTNGWNLLGNPFAAWLDWGKTEGWQAADMDIFAWVWEPAAQQYRLMEMGGGVPIPDVTTAPYIAPFQAFWVRASDENPALSILPEAITREKNAETFFRPETGETEPFVRFIFEADRYESAAAVRFGDRFESGTEPSAYDAPALWPLSHNFAYLALISESHPKPYMLMSQPVGLTERIEVGMYPYAVINAEPFTGLSEMRWVIDDQLPGEWGLTLIHHETGIHINLREESSYLFHTSEGMSRSQEPFTAASGPAQLFTQPVFSLIIEPEPATSAEPLAEMPATIKLFPNYPNPFNPQTVIRFALPETADVRLTVYDSLGRRVALLADGTKSAGVHAVIFNSGNLSSGLYFYEMRTQEASIVRKMTLLK, from the coding sequence TTGTCTTTTGCAGCTGCTGCAACCGAAATCCCGGGATGTACGGATCCGCTTGCACAAAACTACAATTCAGAGGCTACAGTTAACGACGGCAGCTGTACCTATGCATCACAAACCATCACCTTCACCGAGCGCAAAGAGCTTGCCCCTGTTCTGGAAGGGACTTCCGGGATGATTGTCTGGCAGAATCTGTTTTGGTCCCACAACGATGGCAATGATCTCAATATTTATGGGTTCACTTTCGATGATCCGCTTGATATACAGGCTTTAGAGCTGACCGGCCTCACCAATAACGACTGGGAAGAGCTTACGCAGGATGAGCACTATCTCTATATGGGAGATATAGGTAACAACTATGGCAGCCGCACCAATCTTAAAATCTATAAAATTGAGAAGCAGGCGCTGCTGAGGGGAGAAATGGTTGTGGAGGAGATCGCTTACAGCTACGATGATCAGACAGATTTCAGCCCCGGAGGATCACTGATCACGGATTATGATGCAGAAGCATTTATTGTTACGGACGAATTTATCTATGTTTTTACCAAGCAGTGGACAAGCAGACAAACGAGCGTGTACCGCATGCCTAATGAGGCGGGAACGCATGTAGCTGAAAACATTGCAACATTTGATGTAGAGGGCCTGATCACGGGTTCCGTTTATTTGCCGGAAGAGCGCCTGATTGCGCTGATTGGCTATAACTTCCCGGAAGTCACGACGCCGCCTTTTATCTGGCTGTTGTATGATTTTCAGGGGGATGATTTTTTCGGTGGCAACAAGCGCAAGCTTAACTTTAACCTCTTCTCTTTCGCACTGCATCAGCTTGAGGCCATTACGACTATAGACGGCCTTACCTACTACGCAACCAATGAGTTTGCGAGTACTACCACGCCGTTTCCCGTAACTGTGCCGCAGCGCATTCACCAAATTGACCTGAGCCCGTTTCTTTCCGGCTATCTCGAGTCGCTGCCTGCGCCACAGGCATTCTATTACCGGGGGTCGGGCTCGCTGTCGGATGTATCTAATTGGGCCAGCAATCCAAACGGTAGCGGTCGCATACCTGAATCATTTGCCCTCAATGGGGTCAGCTGGCACATTGTTTCGCCTGACTCGCTGATCCTGAATGAACCGCTGCCCGTAAGCGGTACTGATGCGCGCGTGGTTTTGGGTGACGGGCTTTTTCCCGTACACCTGCATGCAGAGGCTGAAATCAATGGATCTGTTTATATGAATGAAAACACATCCATACACATCGAGGGGGGGCAGCCACCCGATTTTGAGCATGTAGCTGACGGTACTACCGTAACCATCAGCGGGGTACCTGATCTTGAGCTTTCAGAAAGCAGCTTTTGGACGCTGGCTATTCTGGAATCAGCATTCAAAGCCCTGGATAACCCCAAAACAGTATCCATTCGGGGCGACCTTTCGCTGATTCATACTGAAGCAGCCTTACAGCATACCGACGGATGGCGCTTTGTAATAGAAGGTTCCGCGGATCAGACATTAAACCTGCAACCGGTGTGGTCAGCTGATGAACTGGTGATCGCTAAAGTTGCGGGTAAGGTGCAGCTTACGGAGGGCAGTCATATTAGAATTACTGGGCTGCTGTCGCTGGAATCCGGTGAATTGACTCTGTTGGATGACACAAGTATCACAGTAGCTTCGGGTGCAAGCGTATGGGATGAAGGCGAACTGCAGCCACAGCTGAATTTTGAGCGTCTCATTACTTCGCCTCAGAGTAGTGGTGGCAATCAGGGGCATTGGATTAACCTTGCGAGTCCGGTTCCAGTCGCAATTGCAGGAACAGGCGGTTTACTCGAGCCGTTGTGGACGCAAGGATTTCCGGGGGCTAATGAAAACATTCCGGGATCGGATTCCTCCGTATTGTTTTTCACGGCAGAGTCAGAAGATACAGCGTATACGCCGCCTGCAGAAAATGCCATTTCTCCGGGAGTAGGCGCACTTGTTTATGTGCTTGAAAACAATCCGCCCGATGATACAAACGCTCCGGTTGATTTCTCACAACCCCTTCGGGTTTCCGGGCAGGTTCCCTGGTTTGAAAATGGTATGGTGCCTTATGCTTTTGAAAACCTGCATACCGCTTTTGACGGCCAAACGAATGGTTGGAATCTGCTTGGTAACCCGTTTGCAGCATGGCTCGACTGGGGTAAGACTGAAGGATGGCAGGCTGCTGATATGGATATTTTTGCATGGGTTTGGGAGCCTGCCGCACAGCAGTACCGGCTCATGGAGATGGGGGGCGGTGTACCGATACCCGATGTTACGACGGCTCCGTATATCGCGCCTTTTCAGGCGTTTTGGGTTCGTGCTTCTGATGAAAATCCGGCACTTTCCATCCTGCCTGAGGCCATTACCCGGGAAAAAAACGCTGAAACTTTCTTCAGACCTGAAACAGGTGAAACGGAACCGTTTGTAAGGTTTATTTTTGAAGCAGACAGATATGAAAGTGCAGCTGCAGTGCGCTTCGGGGATCGCTTTGAAAGCGGTACAGAACCATCTGCTTACGACGCACCCGCTTTGTGGCCGCTCTCCCATAATTTCGCCTATCTCGCGTTAATCTCGGAATCGCACCCTAAACCCTACATGCTGATGTCACAGCCGGTGGGGTTGACTGAAAGGATTGAAGTTGGCATGTATCCGTATGCAGTTATCAATGCAGAGCCTTTTACCGGTTTATCTGAAATGCGCTGGGTAATTGATGATCAGTTACCCGGAGAGTGGGGGCTTACACTCATTCATCACGAAACAGGTATACACATTAACCTCCGTGAAGAATCAAGCTATTTATTTCATACATCGGAAGGGATGAGTCGAAGTCAGGAACCTTTTACAGCAGCCTCCGGGCCTGCTCAGCTGTTTACGCAGCCTGTATTTTCTCTCATCATCGAGCCGGAACCTGCAACTTCTGCTGAACCGTTGGCGGAAAT